A single Stutzerimonas stutzeri DNA region contains:
- the pqqC gene encoding pyrroloquinoline-quinone synthase PqqC, translating to MTLPAMTRDEFEAALRAKGDYYHIHHPFHRAMHEGRSTREQIQGWVANRFYYQVSIPLKDAAIMANCPDREARREWVQRIIDHDGAPGEEGGIEAWLRLAEAVGLDREEVLSHDRVLPGVRFAVDAYVNFARHAVWQEAASSSLTELFAPTIHQSRLEAWPQHYPWIEPSGYDYFRKRLGEARRDVEHGLRITLDHYTTRDAQQRMLNILQFKLDVLWSMLDAMSMAYELDRPPYHTVTRERVWHTGISL from the coding sequence ATGACCCTGCCAGCCATGACCCGCGATGAATTCGAAGCGGCGCTCCGTGCCAAGGGCGACTATTACCATATCCATCACCCGTTTCACCGCGCCATGCATGAGGGGCGTTCGACGCGCGAACAGATCCAGGGCTGGGTCGCCAATCGCTTCTATTATCAGGTGAGCATTCCGCTCAAGGATGCCGCGATCATGGCCAACTGTCCGGACCGGGAGGCGCGGCGCGAGTGGGTGCAACGCATCATCGATCATGACGGCGCGCCGGGCGAGGAGGGCGGTATCGAAGCCTGGCTGCGCCTTGCCGAAGCGGTGGGGCTCGATCGCGAGGAGGTCCTTTCCCACGACCGGGTGCTGCCGGGCGTCCGCTTCGCGGTCGATGCCTACGTCAACTTCGCGCGTCACGCGGTCTGGCAGGAGGCGGCCAGCAGTTCGCTGACCGAGCTGTTCGCCCCGACCATTCATCAGTCCCGCCTGGAGGCCTGGCCGCAGCATTACCCGTGGATCGAGCCATCCGGCTATGACTACTTCCGCAAGCGGCTCGGGGAAGCGCGCCGCGATGTCGAACATGGATTGCGCATCACCCTCGATCACTACACCACGCGAGACGCGCAACAGCGGATGTTGAACATCCTGCAATTCAAACTTGACGTGCTCTGGAGCATGCTCGACGCCATGAGCATGGCCTATGAACTGGATCGCCCGCCGTACCACACCGTGACCCGCGAGCGTGTATGGCATACGGGCATCTCGCTGTGA